A stretch of the Nothobranchius furzeri strain GRZ-AD chromosome 5, NfurGRZ-RIMD1, whole genome shotgun sequence genome encodes the following:
- the il6r gene encoding interleukin-6 receptor subunit alpha isoform X1, with amino-acid sequence MFQPTVWLSKREDYWQEETKTMLTSHLWLCVLCAVPVCSFIDVKCPRKDPPPGVVVISPGSRLVLTCSGHVWVDGAKVVLNGSNINKRRPAPVRDTATKKAAGNAAVRTKNQTSLQNPVNERIFSPTAETGVSLEPDRRTASPLTVQPASTSTTTMGGWEDKEMESDEEEGSRVTRGFKLRPQWKRTEQLVQGGDTNRGKVTFLGHGAALTLESVRLTDAGNYTCHHRGREAFAVEVAVADPPEKPSLSCYKKSPESKIQCEWRPLKPVAKVPSCYLLLSKGETHNFHQVPCSYSSQRSLCWCALEHNQSELRTTHSALLCVTSITGNDTSNAIKFTPLNFMKPDPPSDVTAHQEERQEKVIKVTWNLPPTWKHQCNCYDIIYEIRYRPATSVNDQVSMIRSKTSYVITNVLSGVDYLIQLRIREADDGHWSDWSSPVHARSWTAEVVDLTTPMVYLQTLADYPDGSENDSYSSSGHPYVSHQVIWISAVSASSAVFLVIYVFRTKLMSKFNKHRVTPFGDSPPPSLHIPAAKDEHALLTFDL; translated from the exons ATGTTTCAGCCAACGGTTTGGCTTTCTAAAAGAGAAGACTACTGGCAGGAAGAGACAAAAACAATGCTGACTTCTCACCTTTGGCTGTGTGTTCTCTGTGCTGTGCCCGTTTGCAGCTTTATTGATGTAAAGTGTCCCAGAAAAG ACCCTCCTCCTGGTGTGGTGGTTATTTCTCCAGGAAGTAGACTGGTCCTAACCTGTAGCGGCCATGTGTGGGTGGACGGAGCAAAGGTCGTCCTGAACGGGTCAAACATCAACAAAAGAAGGCCGGCTCCAGTCAGAGACACGGCCACTAAGAAAGCGGCCGGAAACGCCGCAGTCCGGACTAAAAACCAGACTTCTCTGCAGAATCCAGTAAATGAGAGGATCTTTTCTCCCACGGCGGAGACCGGAGTCAGCTTAGAGCCAGACAGACGCACCGCCTCCCCTCTCACGGTCCAACCAGCCTCCACCAGCACAACAACGATGGGTGGATGGGAGGACAAAGAGATGGAAAGTGATGAAGAGGAAGGCAGCAGAGTAACAAGAGGCTTTAAACTGAGACCTCAGTGGAAGCGGACTGAACAGCTGGTGCAGGGAGGGGACACAAACAGGGGAAAGGTCACATTTCTGGGTCACGGGGCGGCTCTGACTCTGGAGTCAGTGAGACTGACGGATGCAGGGAATTACACGTGTCACCACCGAGGGAGAGAGGCCTTTGCTGTTGAAGTAGCTGTTGCAG ATCCTCCAGAGAAACCGAGTCTGTCCTGCTACAAAAAGTCCCCCGAAAGTAAAATCCAGTGTGAGTGGAGGCCCCTGAAGCCCGTCGCAAAGGTTCCCAGCTGTTACCTCCTTCTGAGTAAAGG TGAGACGCACAACTTCCACCAGGTTCCCTGTTCCTACTCGTCTCAGCGGTCCCTCTGCTGGTGCGCTCTGGAGCACAACCAGAGCGAGTTGAGGACCACACATTCTGCCCTCCTGTGTGTGACGAGCATCACGGGAAACGACACCAGCAACGCCATCAAATTCACACCTCTGAACTTCA TGAAGCCTGACCCCCCCTCTGATGTGACAGCCCACCAGGAGGAACGGCAGGAGAAGGTGATAAAGGTCACCTGGAACTTACCACCAACCTGGAAGCACCAATGCAACTGCTATGACATCATTTATGAGATCAGATATCGACCCGCGACATCCGTTAATGATCAG GTATCTATGATCAGAAGCAAAACCTCCTACGTCATCACTAATGTCCTGTCTGGTGTCGACTATCTGATTCAGCTCCGGATCAGAGAAGCTGATGACGGACACTGGAGTGACTGGAGCTCACCTGTACATGCCAGGAGCtggacag CTGAAGTTGTAGATTTGACGACACCAATG GTTTATTTGCAGACTCTGGCTGACTATCCTGATG GTTCTGAAAACGACAGCTACAGCAGCTCGGGTCACCCCTACGTGTCACACCAGGTCATTTGGATTTCTGCTGTTTCCGCCTCCTCAGCGGTCTTTTTGGTGATCTACGTTTTCAG AACAAAACTGATGTCTAAGTTTAACAAACATCGGGTCACCCCGTTCGGTGACTCGCCTCCACCTTCGCTACACATCCCAGCGGCCAAAGACGAGCACGCtctgttgacctttgacctttag
- the il6r gene encoding uncharacterized protein il6r isoform X2 gives MFQPTVWLSKREDYWQEETKTMLTSHLWLCVLCAVPVCSFIDVKCPRKDPPPGVVVISPGSRLVLTCSGHVWVDGAKVVLNGSNINKRRPAPVRDTATKKAAGNAAVRTKNQTSLQNPVNERIFSPTAETGVSLEPDRRTASPLTVQPASTSTTTMGGWEDKEMESDEEEGSRVTRGFKLRPQWKRTEQLVQGGDTNRGKVTFLGHGAALTLESVRLTDAGNYTCHHRGREAFAVEVAVADPPEKPSLSCYKKSPESKIQCEWRPLKPVAKVPSCYLLLSKGYLNFCLGNGASLICGRDRNAATSRLMYMHEIHKALRIDHLWHETHNFHQVPCSYSSQRSLCWCALEHNQSELRTTHSALLCVTSITGNDTSNAIKFTPLNFMKPDPPSDVTAHQEERQEKVIKVTWNLPPTWKHQCNCYDIIYEIRYRPATSVNDQVSMIRSKTSYVITNVLSGVDYLIQLRIREADDGHWSDWSSPVHARSWTAEVVDLTTPMVYLQTLADYPDGSENDSYSSSGHPYVSHQVIWISAVSASSAVFLVIYVFRTKLMSKFNKHRVTPFGDSPPPSLHIPAAKDEHALLTFDL, from the exons ATGTTTCAGCCAACGGTTTGGCTTTCTAAAAGAGAAGACTACTGGCAGGAAGAGACAAAAACAATGCTGACTTCTCACCTTTGGCTGTGTGTTCTCTGTGCTGTGCCCGTTTGCAGCTTTATTGATGTAAAGTGTCCCAGAAAAG ACCCTCCTCCTGGTGTGGTGGTTATTTCTCCAGGAAGTAGACTGGTCCTAACCTGTAGCGGCCATGTGTGGGTGGACGGAGCAAAGGTCGTCCTGAACGGGTCAAACATCAACAAAAGAAGGCCGGCTCCAGTCAGAGACACGGCCACTAAGAAAGCGGCCGGAAACGCCGCAGTCCGGACTAAAAACCAGACTTCTCTGCAGAATCCAGTAAATGAGAGGATCTTTTCTCCCACGGCGGAGACCGGAGTCAGCTTAGAGCCAGACAGACGCACCGCCTCCCCTCTCACGGTCCAACCAGCCTCCACCAGCACAACAACGATGGGTGGATGGGAGGACAAAGAGATGGAAAGTGATGAAGAGGAAGGCAGCAGAGTAACAAGAGGCTTTAAACTGAGACCTCAGTGGAAGCGGACTGAACAGCTGGTGCAGGGAGGGGACACAAACAGGGGAAAGGTCACATTTCTGGGTCACGGGGCGGCTCTGACTCTGGAGTCAGTGAGACTGACGGATGCAGGGAATTACACGTGTCACCACCGAGGGAGAGAGGCCTTTGCTGTTGAAGTAGCTGTTGCAG ATCCTCCAGAGAAACCGAGTCTGTCCTGCTACAAAAAGTCCCCCGAAAGTAAAATCCAGTGTGAGTGGAGGCCCCTGAAGCCCGTCGCAAAGGTTCCCAGCTGTTACCTCCTTCTGAGTAAAGG gtacctcaacttctgcttgggaAATGGTGCTTctttgatctgcggtcgtgaccgaaatgctgcaacaagccggcttatgtacatgcatgagatccacaaggcccttcgcattgaccatttatggca TGAGACGCACAACTTCCACCAGGTTCCCTGTTCCTACTCGTCTCAGCGGTCCCTCTGCTGGTGCGCTCTGGAGCACAACCAGAGCGAGTTGAGGACCACACATTCTGCCCTCCTGTGTGTGACGAGCATCACGGGAAACGACACCAGCAACGCCATCAAATTCACACCTCTGAACTTCA TGAAGCCTGACCCCCCCTCTGATGTGACAGCCCACCAGGAGGAACGGCAGGAGAAGGTGATAAAGGTCACCTGGAACTTACCACCAACCTGGAAGCACCAATGCAACTGCTATGACATCATTTATGAGATCAGATATCGACCCGCGACATCCGTTAATGATCAG GTATCTATGATCAGAAGCAAAACCTCCTACGTCATCACTAATGTCCTGTCTGGTGTCGACTATCTGATTCAGCTCCGGATCAGAGAAGCTGATGACGGACACTGGAGTGACTGGAGCTCACCTGTACATGCCAGGAGCtggacag CTGAAGTTGTAGATTTGACGACACCAATG GTTTATTTGCAGACTCTGGCTGACTATCCTGATG GTTCTGAAAACGACAGCTACAGCAGCTCGGGTCACCCCTACGTGTCACACCAGGTCATTTGGATTTCTGCTGTTTCCGCCTCCTCAGCGGTCTTTTTGGTGATCTACGTTTTCAG AACAAAACTGATGTCTAAGTTTAACAAACATCGGGTCACCCCGTTCGGTGACTCGCCTCCACCTTCGCTACACATCCCAGCGGCCAAAGACGAGCACGCtctgttgacctttgacctttag